One Onthophagus taurus isolate NC chromosome 11, IU_Otau_3.0, whole genome shotgun sequence genomic window carries:
- the LOC111413739 gene encoding phosphoenolpyruvate carboxykinase [GTP]-like isoform X1 → MPDGNYSVQYNLIIYDDSRTKNITKFKALLKNAANNYLDNKQRTLEITTENSNGYSTEYNGEIVKKINAKIIGVTKQSQRYSCYEKEEDTQVQQVSFKNDVTTPIKKYENSYLLHTNLHHHAAHVEPQTFISTLDIYTPLLKPEIESEAISTIEHYNKPKYMEIPYMHSKIVIELTESTYVTFPLNTISNMVAKFLDDLNDDNFIMMTISSFNHENPSIPCHPEYTMFLQKSELNLNDNKELIAFKSKEEWFENQMLIMSTTNYQNKKMDVAASFYSVDGKGLKVKYIDDNITHFDNKDGIQNGGQLENCSSGRNNNEELLLLTSTNEPPMNNDIKVRIENDEDQILFMPNTQLPVVCKYWPLILYLILCASLLLYYFFFKNIPSGDTTVASRTNDRSMAGVTTLVSAKSGVGRSNLN, encoded by the exons ttCCAGAACGAAAAACATAACAAAGTTTAAAGCTCTGTTAAAAAACGCGGCAAATAATTATTTGGACAACAAACAACGAACATTAGAAATCACTACAGAAAACTCCAATGGATACTCCACTGAATACAATGGAGAGATAGTCAAGAAAATCAATGCAAAAATAATTGGTGTAACCAAACAAAGCCAACGTTACAGTTGTTATGAAAAGGAAGAAGATACACAAGTTCAAcaagtttcatttaaaaatgatgttaCTACACCGATTAAAAAGTATGAAAACAG ttATTTACTACATACCAACCTACATCATCACGCAGCTCACGTTGAACCgcaaacatttatttcaactttagaTATTTACACTCCCCTTTTAAAACCAGAGATTGAAAGCGAAGCAATATCAACTATAGAACATTACAATAAACCCAAATACATGGAAATTCCGTACATGCACTCCAAAATTGTTATCGAACTCACCGAGTCAACTTATGTCACCTTTCCATTGAATACTATATCTAATATGGTAGCTAAATTCCTTGATGATCTCAATGATgacaatttcataatgatGACAATATCGTCATTTAATCATGAAAATCCATCGATTCCTTGCCATCCAGAATACACCatgtttttacaaaaatcagAATTAAATCTAAATGACAATAAGGAACTTATAGCGTTTAAAAGCAAAGAGGAATGGTTCGAAAATCAAATGTTAATCATGAGCACTACAaattatcaaaacaaaaaaatggatGTTGCAGCAAGTTTTTATTCAGTTGATGGTAAAGGTCtcaaagttaaatatattGATGATAACATCActcattttgataataaagatGGCATTCAGAACGGTGGCCAACTAGAAAACTGTTCATCTGGACGTAACAACAATGAAGAATTATTGTTGTTGACTTCAACGAATGAACCACCGATGAATAACGATATAAAAGTTAGAATTGAAAATGATGAAGATCAGATATTATTCATGCCAAATACTCAGTTGCCTGTGGTGTGCAAGTATTGGccacttattttatatttaatactttGCGCTTCCCTCTTATTAtactatttcttttttaagaatATACCGTCCGGCGACACCACAGTGGCGTCGCGCACAAATGATCGCTCAATGGCCGGCGTCACCACATTGGTGTCGGCCAAAAGTGGTGTCGGTCGAAGTAATCTGAATTAG
- the LOC111413739 gene encoding phosphoenolpyruvate carboxykinase [GTP]-like isoform X2: MPDETYSFEHNLFIYDDSRTKNITKFKALLKNAANNYLDNKQRTLEITTENSNGYSTEYNGEIVKKINAKIIGVTKQSQRYSCYEKEEDTQVQQVSFKNDVTTPIKKYENSYLLHTNLHHHAAHVEPQTFISTLDIYTPLLKPEIESEAISTIEHYNKPKYMEIPYMHSKIVIELTESTYVTFPLNTISNMVAKFLDDLNDDNFIMMTISSFNHENPSIPCHPEYTMFLQKSELNLNDNKELIAFKSKEEWFENQMLIMSTTNYQNKKMDVAASFYSVDGKGLKVKYIDDNITHFDNKDGIQNGGQLENCSSGRNNNEELLLLTSTNEPPMNNDIKVRIENDEDQILFMPNTQLPVVCKYWPLILYLILCASLLLYYFFFKNIPSGDTTVASRTNDRSMAGVTTLVSAKSGVGRSNLN, from the exons atgccTGATGAAACTTATTCGTTTGAACacaacttatttatttatgacga ttCCAGAACGAAAAACATAACAAAGTTTAAAGCTCTGTTAAAAAACGCGGCAAATAATTATTTGGACAACAAACAACGAACATTAGAAATCACTACAGAAAACTCCAATGGATACTCCACTGAATACAATGGAGAGATAGTCAAGAAAATCAATGCAAAAATAATTGGTGTAACCAAACAAAGCCAACGTTACAGTTGTTATGAAAAGGAAGAAGATACACAAGTTCAAcaagtttcatttaaaaatgatgttaCTACACCGATTAAAAAGTATGAAAACAG ttATTTACTACATACCAACCTACATCATCACGCAGCTCACGTTGAACCgcaaacatttatttcaactttagaTATTTACACTCCCCTTTTAAAACCAGAGATTGAAAGCGAAGCAATATCAACTATAGAACATTACAATAAACCCAAATACATGGAAATTCCGTACATGCACTCCAAAATTGTTATCGAACTCACCGAGTCAACTTATGTCACCTTTCCATTGAATACTATATCTAATATGGTAGCTAAATTCCTTGATGATCTCAATGATgacaatttcataatgatGACAATATCGTCATTTAATCATGAAAATCCATCGATTCCTTGCCATCCAGAATACACCatgtttttacaaaaatcagAATTAAATCTAAATGACAATAAGGAACTTATAGCGTTTAAAAGCAAAGAGGAATGGTTCGAAAATCAAATGTTAATCATGAGCACTACAaattatcaaaacaaaaaaatggatGTTGCAGCAAGTTTTTATTCAGTTGATGGTAAAGGTCtcaaagttaaatatattGATGATAACATCActcattttgataataaagatGGCATTCAGAACGGTGGCCAACTAGAAAACTGTTCATCTGGACGTAACAACAATGAAGAATTATTGTTGTTGACTTCAACGAATGAACCACCGATGAATAACGATATAAAAGTTAGAATTGAAAATGATGAAGATCAGATATTATTCATGCCAAATACTCAGTTGCCTGTGGTGTGCAAGTATTGGccacttattttatatttaatactttGCGCTTCCCTCTTATTAtactatttcttttttaagaatATACCGTCCGGCGACACCACAGTGGCGTCGCGCACAAATGATCGCTCAATGGCCGGCGTCACCACATTGGTGTCGGCCAAAAGTGGTGTCGGTCGAAGTAATCTGAATTAG
- the LOC111413739 gene encoding uncharacterized protein isoform X3, producing the protein MPDGNYSVQYNLIIYDDSRTKNITKFKALLKNAANNYLDNKQRTLEITTENSNGYSTEYNGEIVKKINAKIIGVTKQSQRYSCYEKEEDTQVQQVSFKNDVTTPIKNYLLHTNLHHHAAHVEPQTFISTLDIYTPLLKPEIESEAISTIEHYNKPKYMEIPYMHSKIVIELTESTYVTFPLNTISNMVAKFLDDLNDDNFIMMTISSFNHENPSIPCHPEYTMFLQKSELNLNDNKELIAFKSKEEWFENQMLIMSTTNYQNKKMDVAASFYSVDGKGLKVKYIDDNITHFDNKDGIQNGGQLENCSSGRNNNEELLLLTSTNEPPMNNDIKVRIENDEDQILFMPNTQLPVVCKYWPLILYLILCASLLLYYFFFKNIPSGDTTVASRTNDRSMAGVTTLVSAKSGVGRSNLN; encoded by the exons ttCCAGAACGAAAAACATAACAAAGTTTAAAGCTCTGTTAAAAAACGCGGCAAATAATTATTTGGACAACAAACAACGAACATTAGAAATCACTACAGAAAACTCCAATGGATACTCCACTGAATACAATGGAGAGATAGTCAAGAAAATCAATGCAAAAATAATTGGTGTAACCAAACAAAGCCAACGTTACAGTTGTTATGAAAAGGAAGAAGATACACAAGTTCAAcaagtttcatttaaaaatgatgttaCTACACCGATTAAAAA ttATTTACTACATACCAACCTACATCATCACGCAGCTCACGTTGAACCgcaaacatttatttcaactttagaTATTTACACTCCCCTTTTAAAACCAGAGATTGAAAGCGAAGCAATATCAACTATAGAACATTACAATAAACCCAAATACATGGAAATTCCGTACATGCACTCCAAAATTGTTATCGAACTCACCGAGTCAACTTATGTCACCTTTCCATTGAATACTATATCTAATATGGTAGCTAAATTCCTTGATGATCTCAATGATgacaatttcataatgatGACAATATCGTCATTTAATCATGAAAATCCATCGATTCCTTGCCATCCAGAATACACCatgtttttacaaaaatcagAATTAAATCTAAATGACAATAAGGAACTTATAGCGTTTAAAAGCAAAGAGGAATGGTTCGAAAATCAAATGTTAATCATGAGCACTACAaattatcaaaacaaaaaaatggatGTTGCAGCAAGTTTTTATTCAGTTGATGGTAAAGGTCtcaaagttaaatatattGATGATAACATCActcattttgataataaagatGGCATTCAGAACGGTGGCCAACTAGAAAACTGTTCATCTGGACGTAACAACAATGAAGAATTATTGTTGTTGACTTCAACGAATGAACCACCGATGAATAACGATATAAAAGTTAGAATTGAAAATGATGAAGATCAGATATTATTCATGCCAAATACTCAGTTGCCTGTGGTGTGCAAGTATTGGccacttattttatatttaatactttGCGCTTCCCTCTTATTAtactatttcttttttaagaatATACCGTCCGGCGACACCACAGTGGCGTCGCGCACAAATGATCGCTCAATGGCCGGCGTCACCACATTGGTGTCGGCCAAAAGTGGTGTCGGTCGAAGTAATCTGAATTAG